In a single window of the Nocardioides massiliensis genome:
- a CDS encoding HNH endonuclease signature motif containing protein, whose protein sequence is MDPSSITDTTGVVDRAAVARVLREVADLVDTLAPATDMLRAAQTGRDVCDVLRVAGITELVETKGFEDEGASTITTWARRELRLDAHETARLRRTSRVTGVMAKVGAAASAGRLRTEHLNVFAFGIKHIGVDKMLAAEETLVDYAVTHEPGALMSVVREMRARLHPDELDRAWLEGMDKEDLRLVRCGDGFNVTGFLGATTGAQLKAVLDSLTKPSDAGDERTASARRCAGLSALLTGILDGGVLPADKGVRPHMTVTVPADVFGAAAAAAQHGASPGGAAPDGGAADPFAPVARLEGFGPIGPALVGYLACLGQVTVVTTAGAAPDSGVLNVGRTRRVATLRQRKAVEAHQAHRCATPACGLPVEEIHHLTWWSAGGATDLDNLIGLCGPCHRLVHHGKLVITVPTHGTTGATPEPDLAPAPEPAPDSASRLERRLQEFLRPLRPPAPPRRSHERPHERPHVKPGRTYRFTTQRGEPVRRRAGSVLLTVHHTTPPPYPRRE, encoded by the coding sequence ATGGACCCCTCCTCCATCACCGACACCACCGGCGTGGTCGACCGCGCTGCTGTCGCGAGGGTGCTGCGGGAGGTCGCTGACCTGGTGGACACGCTAGCTCCGGCCACCGACATGTTGCGGGCGGCGCAGACCGGGCGTGATGTGTGTGATGTGCTGCGGGTCGCGGGGATCACGGAGCTGGTGGAGACCAAGGGCTTCGAGGACGAGGGCGCCTCCACGATCACCACCTGGGCGCGGCGCGAGCTGCGCCTCGATGCCCACGAGACCGCCCGGTTGCGGCGCACCAGTCGGGTCACCGGAGTCATGGCGAAGGTCGGGGCTGCGGCCTCAGCAGGCCGGTTGCGCACCGAGCACCTCAACGTGTTCGCCTTCGGTATCAAGCACATCGGTGTGGACAAGATGCTGGCGGCCGAGGAGACGTTGGTCGACTACGCCGTGACTCACGAGCCGGGTGCGTTGATGAGCGTGGTGCGCGAGATGCGCGCCCGGCTCCATCCCGACGAGCTCGACCGGGCCTGGCTTGAGGGCATGGACAAAGAAGACCTCCGCTTGGTGCGGTGTGGCGACGGGTTCAACGTCACCGGGTTCCTCGGCGCCACCACCGGCGCCCAGCTCAAAGCCGTCCTCGACTCACTGACCAAACCCAGCGACGCAGGCGATGAACGCACCGCCTCCGCACGTCGCTGCGCCGGGCTGTCCGCGCTGCTGACCGGGATCCTCGACGGCGGTGTCCTGCCCGCCGACAAAGGCGTACGACCGCATATGACCGTCACCGTGCCTGCCGACGTCTTCGGTGCAGCCGCAGCCGCAGCCCAGCACGGTGCGAGCCCCGGCGGTGCGGCACCGGACGGCGGTGCGGCGGACCCGTTCGCGCCGGTCGCACGGTTGGAGGGGTTCGGACCCATCGGTCCCGCACTGGTCGGCTACCTCGCGTGCCTGGGACAGGTCACGGTCGTGACCACCGCCGGTGCCGCACCCGACTCCGGGGTGCTGAATGTCGGACGCACCCGTCGGGTCGCGACGCTGCGGCAACGCAAAGCCGTCGAGGCCCACCAAGCCCACCGGTGCGCCACCCCGGCATGTGGGCTGCCGGTGGAGGAGATCCACCACCTCACCTGGTGGTCGGCCGGCGGGGCGACCGACCTGGACAACCTCATCGGGCTCTGTGGGCCGTGCCACCGGCTGGTCCATCACGGCAAGCTCGTCATCACCGTCCCCACGCACGGCACCACTGGAGCGACTCCCGAGCCCGACCTCGCACCCGCTCCTGAGCCGGCACCGGACTCCGCGTCCCGCCTCGAGCGGCGCCTGCAGGAGTTTTTGCGCCCGCTGCGCCCACCGGCTCCTCCGCGACGCAGCCACGAACGACCCCATGAGCGGCCGCATGTGAAGCCTGGCCGCACCTACCGGTTCACCACCCAGCGTGGCGAGCCCGTCCGCCGCCGCGCCGGCTCCGTTCTCCTCACCGTCCACCACACGACACCCCCGCCCTACCCCCGGCGGGAGTGA
- a CDS encoding N5-glutamine methyltransferase family protein — MSALADALRRAGCVFAEAEAAEVARHVGSDASRVAEVVAGRAAGIPLEHLLGVARFAGHDVELDPLVFVPRRRAEALVELTVAHLRERPPGIVVDVGCGSGAIAAALRHALPDWRVEATEIDPAALSCARRNGETYGFGVHEGSWLAGLPSELAGRVDAVVGYLPHVPDTALESIHPDLRRHEPDLAVAGGADGLDGFREVLDQLPVWWSHAGVFLTLLAPEQVPAARRHLDRRTQDSAPTLDLHVTMVDDDAIVRVDRSGTIDS, encoded by the coding sequence GTGAGTGCACTCGCCGATGCCCTGCGCCGTGCCGGCTGCGTCTTCGCCGAGGCGGAGGCGGCCGAGGTGGCGCGCCACGTCGGCTCCGACGCCTCCCGCGTCGCCGAGGTCGTCGCGGGTCGTGCCGCGGGCATCCCCCTTGAGCACCTCCTGGGCGTGGCTCGCTTCGCCGGCCACGACGTCGAGCTCGACCCCCTGGTGTTCGTCCCCCGGCGCCGCGCCGAGGCGCTGGTCGAGCTCACGGTCGCGCACCTGCGCGAGCGCCCGCCCGGGATCGTGGTCGACGTCGGGTGCGGGAGCGGTGCGATCGCCGCCGCGCTGCGACACGCCCTCCCCGACTGGCGGGTCGAGGCCACCGAGATCGACCCGGCCGCCCTCTCCTGCGCCCGACGCAACGGCGAGACCTACGGCTTCGGGGTGCACGAGGGCTCCTGGTTGGCGGGTCTCCCGAGTGAGCTGGCCGGACGCGTCGACGCTGTCGTCGGCTACCTCCCCCACGTGCCGGACACGGCGCTGGAGTCGATCCATCCCGACCTGCGCCGCCACGAGCCTGATCTCGCGGTCGCCGGCGGTGCCGACGGCCTTGACGGCTTCCGGGAGGTGCTCGACCAGCTCCCGGTGTGGTGGTCGCATGCCGGGGTCTTCCTCACCCTGCTGGCGCCGGAGCAGGTGCCGGCCGCGCGTCGGCACCTGGATCGGCGTACGCAGGACAGCGCCCCCACCCTGGACCTGCACGTCACGATGGTCGACGACGACGCCATCGTGCGTGTGGACCGCTCGGGCACCATCGACTCATGA
- a CDS encoding TA system antitoxin ParD family protein, producing the protein MGARAERVTRFDEDLFAAAAAEGPRQSRSARQQLEHWARLGAALSAQFDAPLNRVRLAVEGRIAQRDLTRDEARQFDAVITAGIDAAVAEADFAAAPLPDFSAVTPDPQRVLADLAAREQLGADARQRLRAAVADLADVLDEPASVEAGR; encoded by the coding sequence ATGGGTGCCAGGGCCGAACGAGTCACGCGGTTCGACGAGGATCTCTTCGCGGCGGCCGCAGCTGAAGGGCCGCGGCAATCCCGCTCGGCACGTCAGCAGCTCGAGCACTGGGCACGACTCGGCGCCGCGCTGTCGGCGCAGTTCGACGCGCCGCTGAACCGGGTGCGGCTCGCGGTGGAGGGCCGGATCGCCCAGCGTGACCTGACCCGGGACGAGGCGCGCCAGTTCGACGCCGTGATCACCGCAGGCATCGATGCTGCCGTCGCCGAGGCCGACTTCGCCGCTGCTCCCCTGCCGGATTTCTCGGCGGTCACGCCCGACCCCCAGCGCGTGCTTGCGGATCTCGCCGCCCGCGAGCAGCTCGGCGCAGACGCGCGCCAGCGACTGCGTGCTGCCGTCGCCGATCTGGCTGACGTTCTCGACGAGCCGGCCTCGGTCGAGGCTGGTCGGTGA
- a CDS encoding HIT family protein, with protein sequence MSGAKGACVFCEIVAGRLPCAKVAEDATTFAFMDIDPGADGHLLVIPKRHSVDLMEISADDLTATTLAAQRIARAAMSALGAGGVNLLNCCGPAAWQTVFHFHLHVIPRYADRARDRLELPFEPGRPSDPDVLAEHARRVAAALDAGPTP encoded by the coding sequence ATGAGCGGAGCGAAGGGCGCATGCGTGTTCTGCGAGATCGTCGCCGGGAGGCTGCCGTGCGCGAAGGTCGCCGAGGACGCCACGACGTTCGCGTTCATGGACATCGACCCGGGCGCCGACGGCCACCTGCTGGTCATCCCGAAGCGCCACAGCGTCGACCTGATGGAGATCTCCGCCGACGACCTCACGGCGACGACACTGGCCGCCCAGCGGATCGCCAGGGCGGCGATGTCGGCGTTGGGCGCCGGGGGAGTCAACCTGCTGAACTGCTGCGGTCCGGCGGCGTGGCAGACGGTCTTCCACTTCCACCTGCACGTCATCCCGCGGTACGCCGATCGCGCCCGCGACCGGCTCGAGCTGCCGTTCGAGCCGGGCCGACCGAGCGACCCGGACGTCCTCGCGGAGCACGCGCGGCGCGTGGCCGCCGCGCTCGATGCCGGACCTACGCCATGA
- a CDS encoding type II toxin-antitoxin system Phd/YefM family antitoxin has protein sequence MRHDIGARTVSCTEVSMRTMSYTESRARYAEVLDAVVDDREEVVITRSGREPAVIVSLEDYEALKETAYLLRSPANARRLLASIDELESDRGTERDLVE, from the coding sequence TTGCGCCACGACATCGGCGCGCGTACAGTTTCCTGTACGGAGGTGTCTATGAGGACCATGAGCTACACGGAGTCACGTGCGCGGTATGCGGAGGTCCTGGACGCGGTGGTCGACGATCGCGAGGAGGTCGTGATCACCCGCTCTGGCCGCGAGCCTGCGGTGATCGTCTCCCTGGAGGACTACGAGGCCCTGAAGGAGACGGCGTACTTGTTGAGGAGCCCCGCGAACGCTCGCCGGCTGCTCGCGTCCATCGACGAACTCGAGAGCGATCGAGGCACCGAACGGGACCTCGTGGAGTGA
- a CDS encoding ATP-binding cassette domain-containing protein, with translation MTTNAAAGVIRVQGARENNLKDISVEIPKRQLTVFTGVSGSGKSSLVFGTIAAESQRLINETYSAFVQGFMPSMARPDVDVLEGLTTAILVDQERMGGNPRSTVGTVTDANAMLRILFSRMGTPYVGPPGAFSFNVASVSASGAIKVDKGNKRAEKVTFNRVGGMCPRCEGMGSVSDFDLSALYDETKSLNEGAITIPGYSMEGWYGRIFRGCGFFDPDKPIRKFTKKEQHDLLHREATKIKVDGINLTYLGLIPQIQKSFLSKDRDSMQPHIRAFVDRAITFTTCPDCDGSRLNDAARSAKIKAKSIADVCAMQIDELAGWVRELGGEASIRPLLTVLGETLDSFVDIGLGYLSLDRPSGTLSGGESQRTKMIRHLGSALTDVTYVFDEPTIGLHPHDIARMNDLLLQLRDKGNTVLVVEHKPETIVIGDHVVDLGPGAGSDGGEVVYEGRVDGLRTSGTLTGRHLDFRVAVKPEVRTPNGALEVRGAATHNLRDVDVDIPLGVLCVITGVAGSGKSSLIHGSVAKREEVVAIDQSAIRGSRRSNPATYTGLLEPIRKAFAKANGVKPALFSANSEGACPHCNGAGVIYTDLAVMAGVATPCEVCEGRRFSAEVLEYSFGGRNISEVLEMSVADAEAFFADGAAALPAAHKILARMTDVGLGYLTLGQPLPTLSGGERQRLKLAARMAEKGEVYVLDEPTTGLHLADVEQLLGLLDRLVDSGKSVIVIEHHQAVMAHADWIIDLGPGAGHDGGQVVFTGTPAALVADRSTLTGQHLAEYVGGAG, from the coding sequence GTGACGACGAACGCAGCCGCCGGAGTGATCCGGGTCCAGGGGGCACGGGAGAACAACCTCAAGGACATCAGTGTCGAGATCCCCAAGCGACAGCTGACCGTCTTCACGGGTGTCTCCGGGTCGGGCAAGAGCTCACTCGTCTTCGGCACCATCGCCGCGGAGTCGCAGCGGTTGATCAACGAGACCTACAGCGCGTTCGTCCAGGGGTTCATGCCGTCCATGGCCCGACCGGACGTCGACGTCCTCGAGGGTCTGACCACAGCCATCCTGGTCGACCAGGAGCGCATGGGCGGCAACCCGCGCTCCACGGTCGGCACCGTGACCGACGCCAACGCCATGCTGCGCATCCTGTTCAGCCGCATGGGGACGCCGTACGTCGGCCCGCCCGGCGCTTTCTCCTTCAACGTCGCCTCCGTCAGCGCCAGCGGCGCGATCAAGGTCGACAAGGGCAACAAGCGCGCCGAGAAGGTGACCTTCAACCGCGTCGGTGGCATGTGCCCGCGCTGCGAGGGGATGGGGTCGGTCAGCGACTTCGACCTCAGTGCGTTGTATGACGAGACGAAGTCGCTCAACGAGGGCGCGATCACCATCCCGGGCTACAGCATGGAGGGCTGGTACGGCCGAATCTTCCGTGGCTGCGGGTTCTTCGATCCCGACAAGCCGATCCGGAAGTTCACGAAGAAGGAGCAGCACGACCTGCTCCACCGCGAGGCGACGAAGATCAAGGTCGACGGGATCAACCTGACCTACCTCGGCCTGATCCCGCAGATCCAGAAGTCGTTCCTGTCCAAGGACCGCGACTCGATGCAGCCGCACATCCGCGCCTTCGTCGACCGTGCGATCACGTTCACCACGTGCCCCGACTGCGACGGGTCACGGCTCAACGACGCGGCGCGCTCGGCGAAGATCAAGGCCAAGAGCATCGCCGACGTCTGTGCGATGCAGATCGACGAGCTGGCCGGGTGGGTGCGTGAGCTCGGCGGTGAGGCATCGATCCGCCCGTTGCTCACGGTGCTGGGGGAGACCCTCGACTCGTTCGTCGACATCGGGCTGGGCTACCTCTCGCTGGACCGGCCCTCCGGGACGCTGTCGGGCGGGGAGTCCCAGCGCACCAAGATGATCCGGCACCTCGGCTCCGCGCTGACCGACGTGACCTACGTCTTCGACGAGCCGACCATCGGCCTGCACCCGCACGACATCGCCCGGATGAACGACCTGCTGCTGCAGCTGCGCGACAAGGGCAACACCGTGCTCGTCGTCGAGCACAAGCCCGAGACGATCGTGATCGGCGACCACGTGGTCGACCTCGGCCCGGGCGCGGGCAGCGACGGTGGGGAAGTGGTCTACGAGGGCCGGGTCGACGGACTTCGCACCAGCGGCACGCTGACCGGGCGCCACCTCGACTTCCGGGTCGCGGTGAAGCCGGAGGTGCGTACGCCGAACGGTGCCCTCGAGGTCCGTGGCGCCGCCACCCACAATCTGCGCGACGTCGACGTCGACATCCCGCTCGGCGTGCTGTGCGTCATCACCGGGGTCGCCGGGTCCGGCAAGAGCTCGCTCATCCACGGCTCGGTCGCCAAGCGCGAGGAGGTCGTCGCGATCGACCAGTCGGCGATCCGCGGATCCCGCCGTAGCAACCCCGCGACGTACACCGGTCTGCTCGAGCCGATCCGCAAGGCGTTCGCGAAGGCCAACGGGGTGAAGCCCGCGCTGTTCAGCGCGAACTCCGAGGGCGCGTGCCCGCACTGCAACGGTGCCGGGGTCATCTACACCGACCTGGCGGTGATGGCCGGCGTCGCGACGCCGTGCGAGGTCTGCGAGGGCCGTCGGTTCAGCGCCGAGGTGCTGGAGTACTCCTTCGGTGGGCGCAACATCAGCGAGGTGCTCGAGATGTCGGTGGCAGACGCGGAGGCGTTCTTCGCCGACGGCGCGGCCGCGCTGCCGGCGGCGCACAAGATCCTGGCGCGCATGACCGACGTGGGTCTGGGCTACCTCACCCTGGGCCAGCCGCTGCCGACGTTGTCGGGCGGTGAGCGGCAACGACTGAAGCTGGCCGCGCGGATGGCCGAGAAGGGGGAGGTCTACGTGCTCGACGAGCCCACGACCGGCCTGCACCTCGCCGATGTCGAGCAGCTGCTCGGACTGCTGGATCGACTCGTCGACAGCGGCAAGTCGGTGATCGTCATCGAGCACCACCAGGCCGTCATGGCCCACGCCGACTGGATCATCGACCTCGGGCCGGGCGCCGGGCACGACGGGGGACAGGTGGTCTTCACCGGCACTCCGGCGGCCCTCGTGGCCGACCGATCCACGCTCACCGGCCAGCACCTCGCGGAGTACGTCGGCGGCGCCGGGTGA
- a CDS encoding RNA polymerase sigma factor yields the protein MTSEQTRTVEAVWRVEGARVVATLARLTGDLALAEDLAQEALAEALESWPRSGVPRSPGAWLTTVGRRRAIDLFRHNARLGARYAALARDLDSEVVTESPDGSDDDVLGLMFTACHPVLPRESRVALTLKVVSGLGTEEIARLLLVSVPTVQQRIVRAKRVLGDADVRFDVPSPEEWGSRLETALSVVYLVFTEGYAATSGDSWMRPDLAEEALRLSRMLTVLMPTEPEVHGLHALLELQASRFPARVDAAGEPVLLEDQARTRWDHAQIARGLHALRRSDRLGRGRGPYALQAAIAACHARAAAAADTDWRQIVALYRALAARTGNPVVRLNLAVAVAMAEGPEAGLALTDELAASGVLRDSHLLPSVRGELLARLGRSDEAEAALRAAAALTRNARQRAVLMAKAALAAGAGSSAQ from the coding sequence GTGACCAGCGAGCAGACCCGGACGGTCGAAGCGGTCTGGCGGGTCGAGGGTGCGCGCGTCGTCGCTACCCTCGCCCGCCTCACCGGCGACCTCGCCCTGGCCGAGGACCTCGCGCAGGAAGCGCTGGCCGAGGCGCTCGAGTCCTGGCCGCGCTCCGGCGTACCCCGCAGTCCGGGTGCCTGGCTGACGACGGTGGGGCGGCGCCGGGCGATCGACCTGTTCCGGCACAACGCACGCCTCGGCGCCCGGTACGCCGCGTTGGCCCGGGACCTGGACTCGGAGGTGGTCACGGAGTCACCGGACGGGTCCGACGACGACGTCCTGGGGCTGATGTTCACCGCCTGCCACCCGGTGCTACCCCGGGAGTCCCGGGTCGCACTCACCCTGAAGGTGGTCAGCGGGCTGGGGACCGAGGAGATCGCGCGGTTGCTGCTGGTGTCCGTGCCGACCGTGCAGCAGCGCATCGTGCGTGCCAAACGGGTGCTCGGCGACGCGGACGTGCGGTTCGATGTCCCGTCGCCGGAGGAGTGGGGGAGCAGGCTCGAGACGGCGCTCTCCGTCGTCTACCTGGTCTTCACGGAGGGCTATGCGGCCACGAGCGGCGACTCCTGGATGCGACCGGACCTGGCGGAGGAGGCGCTGCGCCTGAGCCGGATGCTGACGGTGCTCATGCCGACCGAACCCGAGGTCCATGGACTGCACGCCCTGTTGGAGCTGCAGGCGTCGCGGTTCCCCGCCCGGGTCGACGCAGCTGGTGAGCCGGTCCTGCTGGAGGACCAGGCCCGCACGCGTTGGGACCACGCGCAGATCGCTCGCGGCCTCCACGCACTGCGGCGCAGCGACCGGCTGGGGCGGGGGAGAGGTCCCTACGCGCTGCAGGCGGCGATCGCAGCGTGCCATGCGCGGGCAGCGGCGGCCGCCGACACCGACTGGCGCCAGATCGTGGCGCTCTACCGCGCCCTGGCCGCGCGCACCGGCAACCCCGTGGTGCGGCTCAACCTCGCGGTGGCCGTCGCCATGGCCGAGGGCCCCGAGGCCGGACTCGCGCTCACCGACGAGCTCGCGGCGAGCGGTGTCCTGCGCGACTCCCACCTGCTGCCCAGCGTCCGCGGCGAGCTGCTGGCGCGGCTCGGTCGCAGCGACGAGGCCGAGGCCGCGCTGAGGGCAGCAGCGGCGCTGACCCGCAACGCCCGCCAGCGGGCCGTGCTCATGGCCAAGGCGGCGCTCGCCGCCGGGGCGGGCAGCAGCGCGCAATGA
- a CDS encoding DMT family transporter produces the protein MRKWLLLAVAIASEVSASLSLKAALDDSRFYVVVAIGYVTSFSLLAVVLRLGMPLGVAYGIWSALGVAFTAVLSSAIFGEPFTGLMGVGVAVIIAGVLLVELGSHRAQHAPPSQHAADAA, from the coding sequence GTGAGGAAGTGGCTCCTGCTGGCGGTCGCGATCGCCAGCGAGGTCAGCGCGTCGCTGTCGCTCAAGGCCGCGCTGGACGACTCGAGGTTCTACGTGGTCGTCGCGATCGGTTATGTGACCTCGTTCTCGCTCCTGGCGGTCGTCCTGCGCCTCGGCATGCCGCTGGGGGTGGCGTACGGCATCTGGTCCGCGCTCGGGGTCGCGTTCACCGCGGTCCTGTCGTCGGCCATCTTCGGCGAGCCGTTCACCGGCCTCATGGGGGTCGGTGTGGCCGTGATCATCGCCGGCGTCCTGCTTGTCGAGCTCGGCTCGCACCGGGCGCAGCACGCGCCGCCCAGCCAGCACGCCGCGGACGCCGCCTGA
- a CDS encoding Txe/YoeB family addiction module toxin, which yields MRIVFSTAAWEDYQWWQQQDRRLSKRINRLIEDVVRNGNEGIGKPEPLKHGFQGYWSRRISDEHRLVYKVVDGEVRIAACRYHYER from the coding sequence GTGAGGATCGTCTTCAGCACAGCGGCCTGGGAGGACTACCAGTGGTGGCAGCAGCAGGACCGCAGGCTGTCGAAGCGAATCAACCGGCTCATCGAGGACGTCGTGCGCAACGGCAACGAGGGCATCGGGAAGCCGGAGCCGCTCAAGCATGGGTTCCAGGGTTACTGGTCGCGACGCATCAGCGACGAGCACCGACTTGTCTACAAGGTCGTGGATGGCGAGGTGCGCATCGCGGCCTGTCGTTACCACTACGAACGCTAG
- a CDS encoding aldo/keto reductase, whose protein sequence is MHTRTLGTHQVGAIGLGLMTFSQTGEQPRDQLLDTIRTALDAGVTLFDTADAYGRAESGTAANGENETLVAGMLDELGVRDRVLLATKGGHVRTDDGGWAVDSTREHLLSAVDASLSRLGVEQIALWQHHRPDPDVTWEETVATLREIADSGKVAAIGLSNADPAQIRHAHEALGEALVSVQNQYSPAFRSSQPEIDVCAELGLAFLPWSPLGGLTNAKELADKHPAFAEIATERGVSAQQVALAWELAQSPVVIPIPGAKRPQSIRDSAEAADLVLTPEEIARLDAS, encoded by the coding sequence ATGCACACGCGAACTCTCGGCACCCACCAGGTCGGCGCGATCGGCCTGGGGCTCATGACCTTCTCCCAAACCGGCGAGCAGCCCCGCGACCAGCTGCTCGACACGATCCGCACCGCCCTCGATGCCGGCGTGACGCTCTTCGACACCGCCGATGCCTACGGTCGCGCGGAGAGCGGCACCGCCGCCAACGGCGAGAACGAGACCCTCGTCGCCGGCATGCTCGACGAGCTGGGGGTGCGCGACCGCGTGCTGCTGGCCACGAAGGGCGGACACGTCCGCACCGATGACGGCGGTTGGGCCGTCGACAGCACCCGGGAGCACCTGCTCTCCGCGGTCGACGCCAGCCTGTCGCGACTGGGCGTCGAGCAGATCGCGCTCTGGCAGCACCACCGGCCCGACCCGGACGTCACCTGGGAGGAGACGGTGGCGACGCTGCGTGAGATCGCCGACTCCGGCAAGGTCGCCGCGATCGGACTCTCCAATGCCGATCCCGCACAGATCCGGCATGCTCACGAAGCCCTGGGGGAGGCGCTCGTGAGCGTCCAGAACCAGTACTCGCCGGCGTTCCGCAGCAGCCAGCCCGAGATCGACGTGTGCGCGGAGCTGGGACTGGCGTTCTTGCCGTGGAGCCCGCTGGGCGGACTGACCAACGCCAAGGAGCTGGCCGACAAGCACCCGGCCTTCGCCGAGATCGCCACCGAACGCGGCGTGAGCGCGCAGCAGGTCGCGCTGGCCTGGGAGCTCGCGCAGTCGCCGGTGGTCATCCCGATCCCGGGCGCGAAGCGACCCCAGAGCATCCGCGACTCCGCGGAGGCCGCCGACCTCGTCCTGACGCCGGAGGAGATCGCTCGGCTCGACGCCTCGTGA
- a CDS encoding DMT family transporter: MAWLFMAGAVGFEVSGTLALRVASQGRRPWIAVTLLSYLCAFALLTLALDAGMALGVAYGVWAACGVALTAVASRVLFKEPLTPTMLFGIGLIIIGVLLVELGAHH, translated from the coding sequence ATGGCGTGGCTCTTCATGGCCGGTGCCGTCGGCTTCGAGGTCTCCGGCACGCTCGCCCTGCGCGTCGCGTCCCAGGGCCGCCGGCCCTGGATCGCCGTCACCCTGCTCAGCTATCTGTGTGCCTTCGCCCTGCTCACGCTGGCGCTGGACGCCGGCATGGCGCTCGGGGTGGCGTACGGCGTCTGGGCCGCCTGCGGCGTCGCCCTGACCGCGGTCGCCTCCCGCGTCCTCTTCAAGGAGCCACTCACGCCGACCATGCTTTTCGGCATCGGGTTGATCATCATCGGCGTGCTGCTGGTGGAGCTCGGCGCCCACCACTGA
- a CDS encoding SRPBCC family protein — MKPQATGRRETRDGRDSIVFERTFRAPITAVWAAITESDRLARWIGTWTGDPSSGSVVFRMTAEGEDVPAEVFIIRACEPPRLLAVSSGTDGDGEPFDLRLELSEDAGTATLTFSQALADPELAANVGPGWEYYLDRLVAAEADAEVAAIRFDDYYPAQGDHYRGLFA; from the coding sequence ATGAAGCCGCAGGCGACCGGGCGTCGCGAGACCCGCGACGGACGCGACAGCATCGTCTTCGAGCGCACGTTCCGCGCCCCGATCACCGCGGTCTGGGCGGCGATCACGGAGAGCGACCGGCTCGCGCGGTGGATCGGCACGTGGACCGGTGACCCGTCGAGCGGGTCGGTGGTGTTCCGCATGACCGCGGAGGGTGAGGACGTCCCGGCCGAGGTCTTCATCATCCGTGCCTGCGAGCCACCGCGATTGCTGGCCGTCTCGTCAGGGACCGATGGCGACGGCGAACCGTTCGACCTGCGGCTCGAGCTGAGCGAGGACGCCGGCACGGCCACGTTGACGTTCAGTCAGGCGCTGGCCGACCCCGAGCTCGCCGCCAACGTCGGTCCCGGTTGGGAGTACTACCTCGACCGCCTTGTCGCCGCCGAGGCCGACGCAGAGGTCGCGGCGATTCGCTTCGATGACTACTACCCGGCGCAGGGGGACCACTACCGGGGACTGTTCGCTTGA
- a CDS encoding YciI family protein translates to MKFMLIMRATPEAEAAYAETDFEEIINAMGAYNEALMKSGVLLGGDGLAPEPGFVVDFSGEEPIVTDGPYGEVHELFNGFWILQVSSPEEALEWARRCPLGPGSKLEVRRVTDETDFADYADNEYVQKEAEWRRELGTE, encoded by the coding sequence ATGAAGTTCATGCTGATCATGCGAGCCACGCCCGAGGCCGAGGCGGCGTACGCCGAGACCGACTTCGAGGAGATCATCAACGCGATGGGGGCCTACAACGAGGCGCTCATGAAGTCCGGTGTCCTGCTCGGTGGTGACGGCTTGGCGCCCGAGCCGGGTTTCGTCGTCGACTTCTCCGGCGAGGAGCCGATCGTCACCGACGGGCCCTACGGCGAGGTCCACGAGCTGTTCAACGGCTTCTGGATCCTCCAGGTCTCCTCGCCCGAGGAGGCGCTGGAGTGGGCGCGCCGGTGTCCGCTCGGACCGGGGTCCAAGCTCGAGGTACGACGCGTCACCGACGAGACGGACTTCGCCGACTACGCCGACAACGAGTACGTCCAGAAGGAAGCCGAGTGGCGTCGCGAACTCGGGACCGAGTGA
- a CDS encoding AAA family ATPase, which produces MTRLDLVVGPNGAGKSTFVDRVLLPVLPHQAFVNADEIAKLYWPGNEVAKSRVAARLAEVLRDGFITLAEPFIAETVFSHPSKVDLVRDAVGAGYRVHLHVMMLPEDDAVERVAKRVRQGGHAVPEGKIRTRYQRLWANVVDAVRLCDTADFYDNTCNRPVLVARFSGGIAHGRVDWPSWTPPGLAPLVPK; this is translated from the coding sequence GTGACGCGACTCGACCTCGTCGTCGGGCCCAACGGCGCAGGCAAGTCGACCTTCGTCGACCGAGTCCTACTTCCCGTCCTGCCGCACCAGGCGTTCGTCAACGCCGACGAGATCGCGAAGCTCTACTGGCCCGGCAACGAGGTCGCGAAGTCGCGGGTCGCGGCCCGTCTGGCAGAAGTCCTGCGCGACGGGTTCATCACCCTCGCTGAGCCCTTCATCGCTGAGACGGTCTTCTCGCACCCCTCGAAGGTGGACCTCGTCCGGGACGCCGTCGGTGCCGGTTATCGGGTGCACCTGCACGTGATGATGCTGCCGGAGGACGACGCCGTTGAACGCGTGGCGAAGCGCGTCCGGCAGGGCGGTCACGCGGTCCCGGAGGGGAAGATCCGTACTCGCTACCAGCGGCTGTGGGCCAACGTGGTCGACGCCGTGCGCCTGTGTGACACCGCTGACTTCTATGACAACACCTGCAACCGGCCGGTGCTGGTCGCTCGGTTCAGCGGGGGCATCGCCCACGGGCGGGTGGACTGGCCGTCGTGGACGCCCCCTGGCTTGGCGCCACTCGTCCCGAAATGA